One Vitis vinifera cultivar Pinot Noir 40024 chromosome 8, ASM3070453v1 genomic window carries:
- the LOC100248184 gene encoding bZIP transcription factor 17 yields the protein MGCGFKMEVSPNPNPSADSEPLAVPPLDPDFFSDNSNDAALHETFMSDLGLDGVDFDFTFDDLYFPSESEDFLADFPLPEEGSGGHDSADRSFDVSKVLNSPSPESGNCGVESSLPCQVSGDRNSDVSSIELGCCDQKLSPPVASQSSSDQNLDGARVLNVPSPESGSCDRGFSGPESSQGSGNGGSGVPGAVNSPLLDSGNSDHSSWVPSSPNLADNSWGVVDQKVKLEDSGKNSVPKRKKEQDDSTTESRSSKFRRSSICSETANASNDEEEKKKARLMRNRESAQLSRQRKKHYVEELEEKIRSMHSTIQDLTGKISIIMAENANLRQQFGGGGMCPPPHAGMYPHPSMAPMAYPWVPCAPYVVKPQGSQVPLVPIPRLKPQAPVSAPKVKKTENKKNEVPLVPKPQQPVADPNVKKTENKKNETKSKKVVSVSLLGMLSFMFLMGCLVPFVNIKYGGIKETVPGRSDYISNRFSDMHRRRILTVKDDLNGSNYGMGVGFDDRIHSERGRGGGSGSEVKQKGGGSKPLPGSDGYAHSRNASEPLVASLYVPRNDKLVKIDGNLIIHSVLASEKAMASHAALAKKSPKPSVSLANDVRETGLAIAGNLATAFPVSEVGRNKGRHPHLFRNPAEQHKALASGSSDTLKENLQPTSTDGKLQQWFREGLAGPMLSSGMCTEVFQFDVSPAPGAIVPVSSVANISAENQQNATHLNKGRNRRILHGLPIPLAGSTHNITEEGMGRNSQKDNFQGSNKNVSSMVVSVLFDPREAGDSDGDGMMGPKSLSRIFVVVLLDSVKYVTYSCGLPLKASAPHLVTK from the exons ATGGGTTGTGGCTTCAAAATGGAGGTTTCTCCAAACCCTAATCCCTCAGCGGACTCTGAACCACTGGCAGTGCCGCCTCTGGACCCGGACTTCTTCTCTGATAACAGCAACGACGCTGCCCTGCATGAAACCTTCATGTCTGATCTAGGTTTGGACGGCGTCGACTTCGATTTCACCTTCGACGACCTCTACTTCCCATCTGAATCCGAAGATTTTCTTGCCGATTTTCCTTTGCCCGAGGAAGGTTCTGGTGGTCATGATTCTGCAGATCGGAGCTTTGATGTTTCTAAGGTTTTGAATTCTCCTTCGCCCGAATCGGGGAATTGTGGCGTTGAGAGTTCTCTGCCGTGTCAGGTTTCCGGAGACCGGAATTCCGATGTTTCTTCTATTGAGTTGGGCTGTTGTGATCAGAAGCTTTCTCCGCCGGTGGCATCTCAGAGTTCCAGCGATCAGAATTTGGATGGTGCTAGGGTTTTGAATGTGCCGTCGCCGGAGTCTGGAAGCTGCGATCGGGGGTTTTCGGGACCGGAATCGTCTCAGGGTTCCGGAAACGGTGGATCTGGGGTTCCGGGGGCAGTGAATTCCCCGTTGTTGGATTCTGGTAATTCCGATCATTCTAGTTGGGTTCCATCTTCGCCCAATTTGGCCGATAATTCGTGGGGTGTTGTTGATCAGAAAGTTAAATTGGAAGATTCTGGGAAAAATTCTGTGCCCAAGAGGAAAAAAGAACAGGATGACTCAACAACTGAATCAAGGAGCAGCAAATTTCGGAGATCGTCCATATGCAGCGAAACCGCCAATGCATCGAACGACgaagaggagaaaaagaagGCAAGATTGATGAGGAATCGTGAAAGCGCCCAGCTTTCTAGGCAGAGAAAGAAGCATTATGTAGAGGAGCTTGAGGAAAAGATAAGATCAATGCATTCAACAATTCAAGATTTGACTGGtaagatttcaattataatggCTGAAAATGCAAATCTTAGGCAACAATTCGGTGGTGGCGGCATGTGCCCACCACCACATGCCGGCATGTACCCTCATCCTTCAATGGCACCCATGGCTTATCCGTGGGTACCTTGTGCACCATATGTAGTGAAGCCGCAAGGGTCTCAAGTACCATTGGTTCCAATACCTAGATTGAAACCACAGGCTCCTGTCTCGGCCCCAAAGGTTAAGAAAACGGAGAATAAGAAGAATGAGGTTCCCTTGGTTCCAAAACCACAGCAGCCTGTGGCGGATCCAAATGTTAAGAAGACGGAGAATAAGAAGAATGAGACTAAAAGTAAGAAGGTTGTCAGTGTTAGTTTGCTTGGCATGCTGTCTTTTATGTTCCTTATGGGATGTCTGGTACCCTTTGTCAACATCAAGTATGGAGGAATTAAGGAAACTGTTCCTGGTAGATCTGATTATATTAGCAATAGGTTTTCTGATATGCACCGCAGGAGGATTTTGACAGTTAAGGACGATTTGAATGGGTCAAATTATGGCATGGGAGTGGGATTTGATGATAGAATTCATAGTGAGAGAGGCCGAGGTGGAGGGTCTGGGTCAGAAGTTAAGCAGAAAGGAGGAGGATCAAAGCCATTACCTGGTTCAGATGGGTACGCTCATTCACGTAATGCTAGTGAGCCTCTTGTTGCTTCACTTTATGTACCTAGAAATGATAAGCTTGTGAAGATTGATGGCAACTTGATAATTCATTCTGTTCTGGCCAGTGAGAAAGCCATGGCATCTCATGCAGCTCTTGCTAAGAAGAGTCCTAAACCTTCTGTTTCTTTGGCTAATGATGTTAGAGAGACTGGTCTAGCAATTGCTGGAAATTTGGCTACAGCATTCCCTGTTTCTGAAGTTGGAAGGAATAAAGGGAGACATCCTCACCTGTTCAGAAACCCGGCTGAACAACATAAGGCTCTTGCATCTGGTTCTTCAgatactttaaaagaaaatttgcaGCCCACGTCAACCGATGGTAAACTGCAACAGTGGTTCCGTGAAGGCCTTGCAG GGCCAATGTTGAGCTCTGGCATGTGCACCGAAGTTTTCCAGTTTGATGTTTCACCAGCTCCTGGAGCCATAGTACCAGTCTCCTCAGTGGCCAACATCTCTGCAGAAAACCAGCAGAATGCTACTCACCTAAACAAGGGAAGGAATAGAAGGATCCTCCACGGTCTTCCCATACCCCTTGCTGGATCCACCCACAACATTACTGAAGAAGGCATGGGAAGAAATTCACAGAAAGACAACTTTCAAGGCAGTAATAAAAATGTCTCTTCTATGGTTGTTTCTGTTCTTTTTGATCCCAGGGAGGCTGGCGACAGTGATGGTGATGGCATGATGGGTCCCAAATCCCTCTCGAGAATATTTGTTGTTGTGCTTCTAGATAGCGTCAAGTATGTAACTTACTCATGTGGACTTCCGCTGAAGGCGTCTGCTCCTCATCTGGTGACTAAATGA
- the LOC104880091 gene encoding uncharacterized protein LOC104880091, with translation MEQHRGIHATRILGFEEFAHAAEVMMSSIAGDAQGSLAALTLGKRAESELEKNNFSETGLLLSQAMDLKPSGGSHVIYKVGFSARMAMGNHVGALEDANEALTLIPRYPKAFIYLRDVFLAMDQFDDAGKSYSTCLELDPSIRRSKSFRARVAKLQEKLGAFRPCEFLDFFLFDFENVFSNPIFVNILL, from the coding sequence ATGGAACAACACAGAGGCATCCATGCAACAAGAATACTTGGTTTTGAGGAGTTTGCTCATGCTGCAGAAGTTATGATGAGCTCCATCGCCGGCGATGCTCAAGGGAGTTTGGCTGCTTTGACGTTGGGGAAGAGAGCTGAGAGTGagttggaaaaaaataatttctcgGAGACTGGGCTTTTGCTTTCTCAGGCTATGGATCTTAAACCATCCGGAGGTAGCCATGTCATATATAAAGTCGGGTTTTCTGCAAGGATGGCAATGGGTAATCATGTTGGTGCTCTGGAAGATGCTAATGAAGCTCTGACATTAATTCCTCGATATCCTAAGGCTTTTATTTATCTGAGAGATGTTTTCTTGGCTATGGACCAGTTTGATGATGCTGGAAAATCATACTCGACATGTTTAGAGCTCGATCCCTCCATTCGCCGTTCCAAATCATTCCGAGCTCGGGTTGCAAAGCTTCAAGAGAAACTTGGTGCCTTTAGGCCATGTGAATTCTTGGATttcttcttatttgattttgaaaacgTTTTCTCAAATCCCATTTTTGTAAATATCCTTCTctaa